AATCTGTAATACGCCTAACTGCTAAGGTGAAACAAAATGGATATGAATGCAACGATGGTACTCTTGCCATATACAGGGGAAAAAAAACAGCATAGCAAGCCCATTACATCAAAAATACATTCATAGTAGAAGACCACTGTAATCTGAAGCTTGTACAGCCATGCATGCAGGCATTCATTAACAACTGTGAAATACTCCAAAAGTCAGCAAATACTATTTCTATGCTGGTGTAGTAGCTATTCTATTACAAACGTGCTCAGGTGCTTTTTATCTAATATTTGCCAGCTCAGTGGTGCTTTGGAGGAGTATTTTGGTGACATCATGCAGAGTGTTTCAGTATGTCAAAGGAAAATGATAGCGTGCGTgacagtgtttttttttctgttttcTTGGTACAATCTGTAAACGTTCTGACAGCTGTAGTCATAACCCCGATCAATCATCCTTTTTGTCTCCACACTCTTGAAGATTCTGgaaaaaacaatatatacagtgtatatgtGAAGTGGTACATGTACAGTAGTAGTACTAAAGTCAGAGCTGTAGTATTCTGTCTACATTTGAGCAGGGTAGTAATATACAGCATCCATCTAAGTACTGACAGCTTTGAACAAGACAGGGTGAGCAGTAATATCAAATcaaacatgtacagtgccttcagaaattattcatccCTCTTGatttattctacatgttgtgtagaattcaaaatggattagataaataaaaaatgtctcACTTATCTACACGATTCCGACAAAGTGAAAAagtgtttttagaatttttttgcaCAATttgttgaaaattaaatacagaaatctcatttTCATGAGTACTCACAcccccgagtcaatactttgtaagaGCCTTTGGtagagattacagctgtgagtctatgGGTGaatctaagagctttccacacctggattgagAATCATTTGCCCATTATGCTTTTCAAAACTCTTAAAGCTCTGTCAAattttgttgatcattgctagacaattttcagatcttgccatagatttccaagtagatttaagtcaaaactgtaactcggccacttaggaacattcactatcgtcttggtaaacaactccagtgaaGATGTGGCcttttgttttaggttattgtcctgctgaaaggtgaattctcCCAGTATCTGGTGGAAAGGAGACTGAACTAGGTTTTCCTGTAATATTTTGCCAGTGCTTAGCTCCATCCCATATATTTTTTATGATGAAAAACTCCAGTCTTTAAAAATTactagcatacccataacatgatgcagccaccacaatgcCCTAAAATATGGAGAGCGGTACTCAGTCATGTGTTtcattggattttccccaaacataacactttgcatCCAGGACAAAAAGATATttgctttgccacatgttttgcagtattactttagtgccttattgcaaacaggatgcatgttttgggatatttaaaaaataaattctgTTCATGCTTCCATCTTTTCACTATGTCAATTTGGTTAATATTGTGGATTAACTAGAATGTTCATGATCCATACTCAGTtatcctgtcacagccattaaactcaaactgttttaaagtcactattggcctcatggcGGTTCCAGAGCAGTTTCCTCACTCTCTGGCAACGGAGCTATGAAGGACGCTATGAAGGATTCAAAGTGtaaataataacttcaccatgctcaaagggatattcaatgtctgccttttttattgttattttacctatctatcaataggtgcccttctttgcaaggcattggaaaaccgtCCTGGTTtatgtggttgaatctgtgttagaaattcactgctcaactaagggaccttacaaataattgtatgtgtgcggtacagagaggaggtagtccTTCAAAAATCATGCTAAACACTTATtgcacagagtccatgcaacttattatgcgatttgttaagcaaatgttcATCCCTGAACTTTttaggggttgaatacttattggactcaagacatttcagctttttattttttattaatttgtacaaatttcaaaaaacatgtttccactttgtattgtgtgtaggccattgGCGAAATGtaacaacaacatttggaaaaagtctaggggtgtgaatactttctgaaggcactgtaggctaattgtagatactgtatgtgaGCTGGTCTGGGGTTACCTGGTGTTCTTTCAGCAGTCGGTCGTATTCTTTGGTCAGTCCATCGGATTGTTTCTTCATAGCTTCCATCTCGGATTGGGACTTTTTCAAGGCTAGGTAAAACATTAACCCCAAAGCATTCCCATTATCATCCAATTTTCATGCATATCATCCAATCTCTCTAAAATGTGACATGCTATGGGTCAAAGTGCACATTCCTGAACAGTAATTGTTTGTTTTACTGTCATTATGGTCTGATTTCATTTGGTTGGTTATAGTATTGTAGTTGTACATTTTCAATTGATTTCAGTATTATTGGATTTTTGATTCTATTATTCAGTCTGTCACAAAAGTATTGTCTGTATATCTTCCTCACCTTCCCCTGAGCCCTTCAGTTCTCCTCTCAGTTTCTCCATCTCTTTTTTCAGCAGCTCGTTTCCCTCTGCTGTGGCCTTGTTCCCCTTCCCATCCATCAGAGTCTGAAAAAAACACATTAACCATTAATCACACTTCTCAACCTCATGTAATACCAAAATGATTTTAGTTACTTTTAGTGTGGACGAAGACCCATTTCTCTTGAGTAGGAGTTCTGATATAACATCCATTTCGCCTTACATCTAAATGAATACGTTTCCGTGGACAAGGGGAGCCTCATCTTAGATCAGCGCTCCTCTTCTTTTTGAGACCCTTTTAAATATGGGCTCAGGTGCAGAAAGGGCAGTGATACTGGGTATGACTTCACCTGTTTCAGTAGCTCGTTGTCCTCCATGTATTTCTTGGCAGTTTGGTTATCACTCTCTGCCTTGGTCTGCAGAGAGGCCGTGGTGCTAGACGCCAGCGCCAGCTGGTTGATCAGAGTGATCACCCGCCTCAGCACTCTGTAGGGAAACAACAGACATAGATTGTGTTCAATACTGATAAAAAAAATTCAACAGAGCTGCCACctgaacatttttttttatttccgTTGCTTAAACATTTTGCTACGATGTGCCCTCCTGAATACGACCAGGGTGTTATGGTCATTGTAATGAATAAAGAAATCTCTAAGATTATGACAATCCATGCACTGGCTGGTTTTCACTAGTATCCATCCCAATGTGAAGACGACACAGGGAAGATTCAGTATGTCAATGGGtgagtgatggacagacagatcCAGGACTTACAGCCAGAGAAAGAGGGAAAAGCCAGAGATGTAGAGGTTCCTCTGGGCTCTGAACAGCTTCATGTGGAGGTTGTCAAACATGTTGGGATGCAGATTAGCATCCTTGCTGTTTCCCGCCCCCGAATACTTCCTCACCTCACGCACAGCATCTATAGGAGGACAGGAGGGTGTGGTACGACATGATTAAACATGGTAAGACTTTGCAAAAGTTTGCAAAAGCATTGTATGAGATTGTCATTATTGTGAGTGATTATGATTTGTGAGTAAATTAAACCATGACACTTTCTGGCATCAGCTTACCGAGGAAGAGGACTATAAGGATTATGATCATGGCGAGGAAGACTTTATTCCAAAACCTGGCCATTTTGTTCCATATTCTCAGCTGGAAGATACTCTGCCATCTGCAAAAGAGCACAAAAACATAATGCTGAGACTCAGAACACTGCAAAAGCAAATCAATGTCTAATAAAACATTCCTGAAATGCAGtttagggctgtccccgacaaaaataaaaataattttttCAAAATTGTCGACCGAAAGTCCTCTGTTCTTTCTACCAATCAATTGGTAGAAATTTTAAAACCTGTATTTTCCATtcatagacacaccctatgtgttttaataaaataatcTAGATGCTTGTCTGATGCTTCAAGCAAACTATTTAATTAAATAAGACACAAATGactcaagagggagccagagatcaagataACTAAAACTTATTAACGTGACCCGACCATCCTCCTCCTGCTGACTTTCTACTTtcctgaagttgccggtaataTGCTACACGAGTGGAATGCCAATTTCTTACAATTTTACTGATCTGTGTGCCGGTTATGGTTTTCATCCGCACATTTTAGTTGAACggttttatttaatttataataatgTCTTTGTATCGCAATCATTGACATGTGGTGAATCAAAATTCTATCAAAATCTAAACGAAAATGATAGAAACCTAAAAAGTAACTTtattgctttggcaaagtgggtggggttatatccttcctgtttggccccgtccgggggtgtcctcggatggggccacagtgtctcctgacccctccggtctcagcctccagtatttatgctgcagtagtttatgtgtcggggggctaggatcagtttgctatatctggagtacttctcctgtcctagtcggtgtcctgtgtgaatttaattgtgctctctctaattctctctttctttctgaggacctgagccctaggaccatgcctcaggactacctgacatgatgactccttgctgtccccagtccacctgggcgtgctgctgctccagtttcaactgttctgccttattattattggaccatgctggtcatttatgaacatttgaacatcttggccatgttctgttataatctccacccggcacagccagaagaggactggccaccccacatagcctggttcctctctaggtttcttcctaggttttggcctttctagggagtttttcctagccaccgtgcttctacacctgcattgcttgctgtttggggttttaggctgggtttctgtacagcactttgagatatcagctgatgtacgaagggctatatatataaatttgatttgattgccaACTTTGTAAAATTaacctacataaagccaacaaataaaacaTGGCCGAAAATATCCTGacaaaaataaatatcctataaatcacattggctacgcatggcctgtctgcaacaaacttgaaacattgtatcaactatcaacttgGGTTCAACCAGAAGTTCTCACACTAGCAAACTAAAATATTCTTAGAGTTCACCACGCCAAGTGAGCTCGTGACAGACATCTGTAGACTATTTGCGCTAGGGATAAGAGCTCAccaggtaggcctattttatgacgtttccactCGATCAAAGCATGACATTTTATATCCATTAAAatatcatcaaattgatcagaaatacagtgtagacctttaatgttgtaaattactattgtggCAGGTTTTTCATGGAATTTctatagaggcccattatcagaaaccatcactgtgttccaatggcacgttgtgttagctaatccaagtttatcattttaaaagtataattgatcattagaaaacccttttgcaattatgttatcaCCGCTAAAAACTATGTTCTAATTAAAGAAgcctagttgagtatctggagcatcagcatttgtgagtttgattacttgctcaaaatggctagaaacaaagaccttcctcctgaaactcgtcagtctattcttgttctgagaaataaaaGGTATTTTCCATGCGGGAAATTGCCATGAAACTGAAGATcccgtacaatgctgtgtactactcccttcaaagaacaacgcaaactggctctacccagaatagaaagagtgggaggccccggtgcacaactgagcaagagaacaagtacattaggGTGTCTAGTCTGTTTGCAACTGCTAAAAAAACTAAAACTTGGTTGACCAAACAATCAACTAATTGAGGTCAGCCCTAATACAGCTAGTCATGACGTTGTCTCAATTGTAACATGATTCCTGTTGTAGCTTGTAGGGAGCCAAGCCCCTTCTACTACTTTGTCCATGGCTATACTCTCCATGTTATGGAGTCCTACTAAGCATGGACCACAACGTCTTTTGGACAACTTTTTTTGGTCCTGTCTGGATCGGCAGTCTTTATTTGGTGCAGTCCGGACTGGCCTTGATTTCAACGAACAGGACGTCGattttacaacaatactgaatgaacacttattttaacttaatataataacaTACATAAaatcaattcaaataaataatgaaacatgttcaatttagtttaaataatgcaaaaacagtgttggagaagtaaaagtgaatatgtgccatgtaaaaaaagctaacgtttaagttccttacAGAACATGAgcacatatgaaagctggtggttccttttatcatgagtcttcaatattcccagttaagaagttttaggttgtagttattatagaactatttctttctataccatttgtatttaattaacctttgactattggatgttcttatagtcactttagtattgccagcctaatctcaggggttgataggcttgaagtcacaAACAGCGCTGTGCTTTAAGCATtttgaagagctgctggcaaacggaggaaagtgctgtttgaatgaatgcttacgagcctgctgctggctgcctaccaccgctcagccagactgctctatcaaatatcatggacttaattataataaaataaacacaacaaatacgagccttaggtcattagtATGGTTAAATCTGGAaaaaactatcatttcgaaaacaaaacgttgtctttcagtgaaatacggaaccgttccatattttatcgtTGGCCCTAAGTcttgttaatattgcctgctaacattaatttattttaactaaatatgcaggttttaaaaaatatacttgtgtattgattttaagaaaggcattgacgtttatggttaggtacacattggtgcaacgacagtgctttttttccccgaatgcgcttgttaaatcacccgtgtggcgaagtaggctgtgattcaatgataaattaacatgcaccgcattgattatatgcaacgcaggacaagctagttaaactagtaatatcatcaaccatgtgtagttaactagtgattatgttaagattgttttttataagatacgtttaatgctagctagcaactttccttggctccttgctgcactcgcgtaacaggtggtcagcctgccacgcagtctccttgtggagtgcaatgtcatcggccataatcggcatccaaaaatgcagattatcGATTGTTAGGAAAACCTGAAATCGGCCTTAATTGATTTTGTatatgccgattaatcggtcgacctctagtctgtcctgatcGGCCTGGATTTGGCCCCAACATAGAGGTATTTAATtgtttcagatttggtccggtcatgttcaaatctgaaccaaacatagacatctatgtttcacaagtttgaacAGCACAGTAGAGCAGGCTTTCCCACAGTTTTCCCCTCAGGCCCCCCCTGGTCACACATCTTGTTGTCAGAGATCATTTTGCAGGTTTAAAAACGtatttcctgcagttctacacattttgtcatggggtgcaGAGAACAATTCTGCAAGTTTAAAGACacttttcttgcaattctatacattttgccgtATCTAATATGGATTCATGTGATTTGACTGACTCAAACATTTTGGTTTcacctaatgtccattgcttatgtttcttggctcaagcaagtctcttccacttattggtgtcctttagtaggggtttatttgcagcatttcgaccatgaaggcctgattcacacagtctcctctgaacagtcgatgttgagatgtgtctgcatcaaagctgggactgaaaaacagctcatctcaaggtcatcagactgctaaacagcaatcactaactgagaggctgctgcctacattgagacccaatcactggccactttaataaatggatcactagtcactttatacaacTTTATACAATacactctaaataatgccactttaattatgtttacatatcacatgtatatacagtattttatacCGTCTAtggcaccttgcctatgccgcacggccatccatatacttacatgtacatattctcattcacccctttagatttgtgtgcattgtgtagttgttggggaattgttagatattactgcactgtcggaactagaagcacaagcatttcgctacacttgaattaacatctgctatccatgtgtatgtgacaaataacatttgatttgatttcttgaaattttccgcattgactgaccttcatgtcttaaagtaatgatggactgtcgtttctatttgcttatttgagctgttcttgccataatatggacatggtctttcataaaatcttctgtataccacccataccgtttcaaaacacaactgattgcctcaaacgcattaaggaaagaaattccacaaatgtacttttaacacggcatatctgttaattgaaatgcattccaggtgactacctcatgaagctgattgagagaatgccaagagtgtgcaaagctgtcaaaggcaaagtgtggctactttgaagaacctcaaatatgaaatacattttgatttgtttaacactttttgggtacTACATTTAGGTCattcagcagatgctcttatccagagcaacttacagtcagtgcattcaactaaggtagataaacaacaTATCAGTCACAGCAAGAAACAAATATTTCAGAAACCGTTACTGAGAATGTTATTGTAGTTGAAGTGGTCTGTTAGTTTATTCTGTGAGTTGGACTAAATTGAAAATCACCGCTACCAGTTAAAGCTTATGAAGAAGCTAACTGTGCATGTGACAGATGGGAGCGATAACAAACATTGTAATCTTAAACTGGCTTTTGTTTCCTATAATAAATTGATTGATAAAGTATTATTGTGATATAATGCTACTTactttttgtatatatagtgtacattctaaattatgtggacaccagttcaaatgagtggattcagctatttcagccacacccattggtgacaggtgtataaaaatcgagcacacagtcatgcattcactgtagacaaacattggaacagctcagtgactttcaaggtGGCACCGTCAAAGGATGCCACCTTTGTCAAATGTCCTCCATGCTTGAGCTGCCCCGGaaactgtaagtgctgctattgtgaagAGGAAATGTCTAGGAGAAACAATGACTCAGCCGCGAAGTAGTAGGCCacgcaagctcacagaacgg
The genomic region above belongs to Oncorhynchus masou masou isolate Uvic2021 chromosome 27, UVic_Omas_1.1, whole genome shotgun sequence and contains:
- the bcap29 gene encoding B-cell receptor-associated protein 29, with protein sequence MTLQWTAVALFLYVEIGVLLILCLPFVSATRWQSIFQLRIWNKMARFWNKVFLAMIIILIVLFLDAVREVRKYSGAGNSKDANLHPNMFDNLHMKLFRAQRNLYISGFSLFLWLVLRRVITLINQLALASSTTASLQTKAESDNQTAKKYMEDNELLKQTLMDGKGNKATAEGNELLKKEMEKLRGELKGSGEALKKSQSEMEAMKKQSDGLTKEYDRLLKEHQNLQECGDKKDD